The stretch of DNA GAACTGATTTTGAAATATTCAGGTTTGATTTGTTTGTTCATAAGCAGACGCTTTCTTGAGTGCAACACCAATTTGTTCAGCGAAAAGTGGGGGGACTGCATTACCTATTTGTGTATAGCGAGGAACTTCGATTTTTCTACGTTTCCCTCCAGTAGTATAGGGGCCTTTGAATTCGAACCAATCAGGGAAACTCTGTATGCGTGCGTATTCTCGTACAGTTAAAATGCGAGGCTCGCTGTAATGAACAAGCTCATCAGGTATAGAGGTAAGGGTCGGTGCGGGTGAATTATAATCAAGCACTGTCACCCCTCTTCGGTTCAAATTTGGTACGAAATTATTGCTTGGGGTTAATCTTTTATTCCTTGGAGCCTTTTCCAAAAGGGCTTCATGGAGCTTAATGGTTTTTTCGGTATGGTTAACAAATCGATGGCAGTTCACTGCTTTATTTTGCTTGATGATGATACCGTGTCTCATTAGTTTTTGATAATTACTTTGTGCCTCTCCATAGACACCTGCCATAAACCCCTTAGTATCAGGTGAAGAAACTGTGCCGTGGCTCTTCTCTAAATCGCTAATTGCTTGACCTACTGAAACGGTCGTTGACAATCCTTTTGATTTACAAAAGTCGTCACGATTTGAATAAAGTAATGACATGATATTGGAGGGGGGTATAGAAGCATCTAAAGATGCTA from Bifidobacterium sp. ESL0728 encodes:
- a CDS encoding DNA cytosine methyltransferase, which codes for MPENNKQLTYIDLFAGCGGLAIGLQAAGWHPMFAIEKNAQAFETYKDNLIDKEEYDWPSWLEKTNHDINEILKKYPDKLEALQGKVDLVAGGPPCQGFSLAGERNQDDLRNKLVKAYVKFIRLVMPRFIIFENVRGFTVRFTETKRHGKTRKYSSYIEHALERTGYHVAHQIVDMSEYGIPEKRHRFILVASLDASIPPSNIMSLLYSNRDDFCKSKGLSTTVSVGQAISDLEKSHGTVSSPDTKGFMAGVYGEAQSNYQKLMRHGIIIKQNKAVNCHRFVNHTEKTIKLHEALLEKAPRNKRLTPSNNFVPNLNRRGVTVLDYNSPAPTLTSIPDELVHYSEPRILTVREYARIQSFPDWFEFKGPYTTGGKRRKIEVPRYTQIGNAVPPLFAEQIGVALKKASAYEQTNQT